A genomic segment from Nicotiana tabacum cultivar K326 chromosome 9, ASM71507v2, whole genome shotgun sequence encodes:
- the LOC107766873 gene encoding uncharacterized protein LOC107766873 yields MVASFHNFTLAIVACALVFCVQVTLGSITCENLNKDSCAFAISSTGKRCVLEKRLQRSGEEVYTCKTSEIEADKLKDWIETDQCIQACGVDRNTFGISSDSLLECHFTQKLCSPQCYKHCPNIIDLYFNLAAGEGVYLPRLCEEQGGNARRGMAEIKSSGILAPSPESEVNSANFMITPAMAPAF; encoded by the exons ATGGTTGCTTCATTCCACAACTTTACTTTGGCTATTGTTGCTTGTGCACTTGTCTTCTGTGTTCAAGTCACTCTAG GGAGCATAACATGCGAGAATCTAAACAAGGACTCATGCGCTTTTGCGATTTCAAGTACTGGGAAGCGTTGCGTGTTAGAGAAACGTCTCCAAAGGAGTGGTGAAGAAGTATATACATGTAAGACGTCGGAAATTGAGGCTGATAAGCTCAAAGACTGGATTGAAACCGACCAGTGTATTCAGGCTTGCGGTGTTGATAGGAATACTTTCGGAATTTCTTCTGATTCTCTCCTCGAGTGCCACTTTACCCAGAAGCTGTGCTCCCCTCAGTGCTACAAACATTGCCCTAATATTATTGATCTCTACTTCAACCTTGCTGCTGGAGAAG GTGTATACCTTCCCAGATTGTGTGAAGAACAAGGTGGAAATGCACGCCGTGGAATGGCGGAGATCAAAAGCTCGGGAATACTCGCACCATCACCGGAATCGGAAGTCAACTCCGCCAATTTCATGATTACTCCGGCAATGGCTCCAGCTTTCTAA
- the LOC142164023 gene encoding uncharacterized protein LOC142164023: MWNKLEVTYEGTNKVKTNRINLLVHDYELFQMKEGESIEEMFTRFSKIIGDLKAFGKPYSSGDQVRKILRSLPTTCQTKVVVLESQYLDKLSYDELRGDIIAFEKTHLKKTRQEEKKKMVAFKTTTEGPENDIDDPEDLEEEIAMVSRNMNGLMKRYRNTKKGRMSSRRTRQYNEQDKNDGKCFKCGRYDHVQAECPDLKRNIFRGDEDASDNECKEDTENYFMARGEVSEVRPYNCDKCNELRDILDLTLKESQKMLNELKRFNREKKDKELKLEVCEMERDVLQDKVRELQMQLNGMHKFTGHSSVKSNHATYKPTGKGPVGTESTNFISQMFQDGFGNPKIILIPVELTNKDPSKLGYLKEGDDSILQEHHRKSCKEKWYLDSVCSSHMTGDKNLFKEVKNK; this comes from the exons ATGTGGAACAAACTGGAAGTTACCTATGAAGGAACCAACAAAGTGAAAACAAATCGCATAAACCTGTTGGTTCATGATTATGAACTCTTTCAGATGAAAGAAGGTGAATCCATTGAGGAGATGTTTACAAGATTTAGCAAAATCATTGGTGATCTGAAAGCCTTTGGTAAACCTTACTCAAGTGGTGATCAAGTTCGAAAAATCCTGAGAAGCTTGCCTACTACATGCCAGACAAAAGTAGTTGTACTTGAATCTCAATATCTAGACAAACTTTCATATGATGAATTACGAGGAGATATTATAGCATTTGAGAAGACTCATCTCAAGAAAACACgtcaggaagaaaagaagaaaatggtTGCTTTCAAAACTACTACTGAAGGACCTGAAAATGATATTGATGATCCAGAAGATcttgaagaagaaattgccaTGGTATCAAGAAATATGAATGGATTGATGAAAAGATACAGAAATACAAAAAAGGGAAGGATGTCATCTAGACGAACCAGGCAATACAATGAACAAGACAAGAATGACGGAAAGTGTTTTAAGTGTGGAAGATATGACCATGTTCAAGCTGAATGCCCAGACCTCAAAAGAAATATCTTCAGAGG TGATGAAGATGCATCAGACAATGAATGTAAAGAAGACACTGAGAACTATTTCATGGCACGAGGTGAAGTAAGCGAGGTAAGACCTTATAACTGTGATAAATGTAATGAATTACGGGATATTCTTGACCTTACCCTAAAGGAGTCTCAAAAAATGTTGAATGAATTAAAGAGATTCAATAGGGAAAAGAAGGACAAGGAACTTAAACTTGAAGTCTGTGAAATGGAAAGAGATGTGCTTCAAGATAAGGTTCGGGAATTGCAAATGCAATTAAATGGCATGCACAAATTCACTGGTCACAGTTCTGTCAAGTCTAACCATGCGACGTACAAGCCAACTGGAAAAGGACCAGTCGGAACTGAGTCCACAA ATTTCATAAGTCAAATGTTTCAGGATGGATTTGGAAAcccaaaaataattttgattcCAGTAGAACTAACTAACaaggacccaagcaagcttgggtacctaaaagaagGTGATGATTCTattttgcaggaacaccacagAAAGAGTTGCAAAGAAAAATGGTATTTAGACAGTGTGTGTTCTAGTCACATGACAGGTGACAAAAATCTGTTCAAAGAAGtcaaaaataaatga